The following are encoded in a window of Paraburkholderia sp. HP33-1 genomic DNA:
- a CDS encoding DUF1839 family protein, which yields MNPSPSSAPAGTQLREHLPHALHQGERVWQETNRHVDLWIELLHSFGLDPCAALAFTVTQDFEGDQFTYFKLPLEDLDRLYGTQVQELAIYDSLEARVLVQTQRGHTVLVEVDGYYLPDTRATTYRSQHSKTTIGVDFVDTAARRIGYFHSTGYHQLEGEDYDGVFRKLPHFAAQADLLFPYVEFAKQARPALEGTALAEASAELLCAHLERRPLVNPISQWRAAFPAHLDTLFDRDEAYFQLYSFNLMRQLGANFEFLSKYLQWLFAQGFDIPPTIPAAAQCIASESMVMQFRLSRAIACGRRDTCADCFDVLESAYEKTLPPLAALVR from the coding sequence ATGAATCCATCGCCGAGCTCAGCGCCTGCCGGCACGCAGTTGCGCGAGCACCTGCCGCACGCACTGCATCAGGGCGAGCGCGTGTGGCAGGAGACCAACCGCCATGTCGATCTGTGGATCGAGCTGCTGCACAGCTTCGGGCTCGATCCGTGCGCGGCGCTCGCGTTTACCGTCACGCAAGATTTCGAAGGCGATCAGTTCACGTACTTCAAGCTTCCACTCGAAGATCTCGACCGTCTGTACGGCACCCAGGTGCAGGAACTCGCGATCTACGACTCGCTCGAAGCGCGCGTGCTCGTGCAGACGCAGCGCGGACACACCGTGCTCGTGGAAGTGGATGGCTACTATCTGCCCGATACGCGCGCGACCACATATCGCAGCCAGCATTCGAAGACCACGATCGGCGTCGACTTCGTCGACACCGCCGCGCGCCGCATCGGCTATTTCCACAGCACCGGCTATCACCAGCTCGAGGGCGAGGACTACGACGGCGTGTTTCGCAAGTTGCCGCATTTCGCCGCGCAGGCCGACCTGCTGTTTCCGTACGTCGAGTTCGCCAAGCAGGCGCGGCCCGCGCTCGAAGGCACCGCGCTCGCGGAAGCGTCGGCGGAACTGCTATGCGCGCATCTGGAGCGGCGTCCATTGGTCAATCCGATCTCGCAATGGCGCGCCGCGTTTCCCGCGCATCTCGACACACTGTTCGATCGCGACGAGGCGTACTTCCAGCTGTACTCGTTCAATCTGATGCGGCAGCTCGGCGCGAACTTCGAGTTTCTGTCGAAGTATCTGCAGTGGCTGTTCGCGCAAGGCTTCGATATCCCGCCGACGATACCGGCCGCCGCGCAATGTATCGCGTCGGAGTCGATGGTGATGCAGTTCCGGCTCAGTCGCGCGATCGCGTGCGGCCGTCGCGATACATGCGCAGACTGCTTCGACGTGCTCGAAAGCGCTTATGAAAAGACGCTGCCGCCGCTAGCCGCACTGGTGCGCTAA
- a CDS encoding acyl carrier protein, with the protein MKTALRRILSESARMDVPVDSLTDDADLYAAGLSSLATVHLMLAIEDEFNVEIPDRMLTRHLFSSIDSMAAAMTELQKTKAAA; encoded by the coding sequence ATGAAGACTGCATTGAGACGCATCCTTTCCGAGTCCGCACGCATGGATGTCCCGGTGGACAGCCTTACCGACGACGCCGACCTCTATGCTGCCGGACTCTCATCGCTCGCGACCGTGCATCTGATGCTGGCCATCGAAGATGAATTCAACGTGGAAATTCCCGACCGTATGCTGACGCGGCACCTGTTCTCGAGCATCGACTCGATGGCCGCCGCGATGACGGAGTTGCAGAAGACCAAGGCGGCGGCATGA